The Pseudomonas azotoformans genome has a segment encoding these proteins:
- a CDS encoding transporter substrate-binding domain-containing protein, whose translation MKRFLGTYVAGLLLLGALAAAPPVLASSESLHLLGRSTVEDYSVGLDEPDWNWLRHKRTLVLGASAPDYSPFGMTGNGDDYQGITADYAQLIAQLLHMQVDVRRYSSRAEVIAALKSGEIDMLGTANGFEAADPELALSQEYANDQPVLVTRIGDSQNLPPNLAGKHVAMLYHYLPPDAVKAFYPEATVQLFPSTLSAIGAVAFGQADVYLGDSISSNYLINKNYLNNVQLSDFSQMEVQPFAFAVSRSNERLLRILNTALTTIPAAERMTILRRWSAGGASMPGRQTLHFSNSEQRWMEQHPRVTVAINENFLPLTFVDEDGNFRGISADVLAKVSLRTGLQFDLQRAESVQDLIDQVTSGKADMLAAFTPSAERENALRFTRPYLTNPFVLVTPIGDDKPQTLDQMAGKRLALVQGNVMREYLVEQFPQVQLVPAQNAVDAMAMVAKGEVDGAINSLISARYMISRQYRNRLQVTSTVGTMPARIALATNRGALELYSILDKALLSITPEEMDELTNRWRNEVVIDDSYWLRNRSAILQGFAIAAVLLALALGWIGYLRWLIGKRREAERALSEELSERQRLVQELQVAKDDADAANRAKTTFLATMSHEIRTPMNAVIGMLELAMKKADKGVLDRSAIEVASGAARGLLDLIGDILDIARIESGRLSLAPERANLRELIESVARVFDGLARQKQLRLQLDLEAQISTEVLIDPQRFKQVLSNLLSNAIKFTDAGQVRLVARAHVLPGQERLALCLRVEDSGRGISAQDQQRLFSPFTQADNHGQAPRGGSGLGLVISRTLCEMMGGTLTLDSTLGQGTQIEVRLDAPILEPCAPLAEVEPQVAGEALNILVIDDYPANRLLLSEQLGYLGHRVTDAEDGAHGLRAWRNELFDVVITDCNMPIMNGYALARAIRAEEAARGLHRGLVLGFTANALAEEKARCVEAGMDDCLFKPISLKDLGARLAQVKPQAVVQPDARADMPPLEDIDISSLEQLARGDQASVKRLLGDLAVSNDGDMAKLMRLFTQHDVQGLADLAHRVKGGARIISAAGLIHACEALESAAQGLDAAALTAAVDTLQQSMEHLAEQLEDYLA comes from the coding sequence ATGAAGCGATTTCTCGGAACCTACGTGGCCGGCCTGCTGTTGCTGGGGGCGCTGGCGGCGGCACCGCCCGTATTGGCCTCTAGCGAGTCGTTGCATCTGCTCGGGCGTTCGACGGTGGAAGATTACTCGGTCGGCCTCGACGAGCCCGACTGGAACTGGCTGCGCCACAAACGCACGCTGGTGTTAGGCGCTTCGGCCCCGGACTACTCGCCCTTCGGCATGACCGGCAATGGTGACGATTACCAGGGCATCACCGCGGACTATGCACAACTGATCGCGCAGTTGCTGCACATGCAGGTCGATGTGCGCCGCTACAGCTCGCGCGCCGAGGTGATTGCCGCGCTGAAAAGCGGCGAGATCGACATGCTCGGCACGGCCAACGGATTTGAAGCCGCTGACCCCGAGTTGGCCCTGTCCCAGGAGTATGCCAATGACCAGCCAGTACTGGTCACGCGGATTGGTGACAGCCAGAACCTGCCGCCGAACCTGGCGGGCAAGCACGTGGCGATGCTCTATCACTACCTGCCGCCGGACGCGGTCAAGGCGTTTTACCCCGAGGCGACCGTGCAACTGTTTCCGTCGACCTTGAGTGCGATTGGCGCAGTTGCGTTCGGCCAGGCCGATGTCTACCTGGGCGACTCCATCAGTTCCAACTACCTGATCAACAAGAACTACCTGAACAACGTCCAGCTCAGCGACTTCTCGCAGATGGAAGTGCAGCCGTTCGCCTTTGCCGTCAGCCGCAGCAACGAGCGCTTGCTGCGCATCCTCAATACGGCGCTCACGACGATCCCGGCGGCGGAGCGCATGACCATCCTGCGTCGCTGGAGTGCCGGCGGTGCGAGTATGCCGGGTCGGCAGACGTTGCACTTCAGCAACAGTGAACAACGCTGGATGGAGCAGCATCCACGGGTGACGGTGGCGATCAATGAAAACTTCCTGCCGCTGACGTTTGTCGATGAAGACGGCAACTTTCGTGGCATCAGCGCCGATGTGCTGGCCAAGGTCAGCCTGCGCACCGGCCTGCAATTCGATCTGCAGCGGGCCGAGTCGGTGCAGGATCTGATCGACCAGGTCACCAGCGGCAAGGCCGATATGCTGGCCGCGTTTACCCCCAGTGCCGAGCGTGAAAATGCCTTGCGCTTCACGCGGCCGTACCTGACCAACCCGTTTGTGCTGGTCACGCCCATCGGCGATGACAAGCCCCAGACCCTCGACCAGATGGCCGGCAAGCGCCTGGCCCTGGTCCAGGGCAATGTGATGCGCGAATACCTGGTGGAGCAGTTCCCCCAGGTGCAATTGGTGCCCGCACAGAACGCCGTCGACGCCATGGCCATGGTGGCGAAGGGCGAAGTGGACGGCGCGATCAATTCCTTGATCAGTGCGCGCTATATGATCTCCCGGCAGTACCGCAATCGCTTGCAGGTCACCAGCACCGTTGGGACGATGCCGGCGCGGATCGCCCTGGCGACCAATCGCGGCGCGCTGGAGTTGTATTCGATCCTCGATAAGGCACTGCTCAGCATCACCCCCGAGGAAATGGACGAGCTGACCAACCGCTGGCGCAACGAGGTGGTCATCGACGACAGCTATTGGCTGCGCAATCGCAGCGCGATTCTCCAGGGCTTTGCCATTGCGGCGGTGCTGCTGGCACTGGCCTTGGGCTGGATCGGCTATTTGCGCTGGTTGATCGGCAAGCGGCGCGAAGCCGAGCGGGCGCTGAGCGAAGAACTCAGCGAGCGGCAGCGCTTGGTGCAGGAACTCCAAGTCGCCAAGGATGATGCCGACGCCGCCAACCGGGCGAAGACCACGTTCCTGGCGACCATGAGCCATGAGATCCGCACGCCGATGAATGCGGTGATCGGCATGCTCGAACTGGCGATGAAAAAAGCCGACAAGGGGGTGCTCGACCGTTCGGCCATCGAAGTCGCCTCCGGCGCGGCGCGGGGCCTGCTCGACCTGATTGGCGATATTCTCGATATCGCGCGTATTGAATCCGGGCGCCTGTCGCTGGCGCCGGAGCGGGCCAACCTGCGTGAACTGATCGAGTCGGTGGCGCGGGTGTTCGATGGTCTCGCCCGGCAGAAACAACTGCGCTTGCAGCTGGACCTGGAGGCACAGATCAGTACCGAGGTGCTGATCGACCCGCAGCGCTTCAAGCAGGTGTTGTCCAACCTGCTGAGCAATGCGATCAAGTTTACCGATGCCGGCCAGGTGCGCCTGGTCGCCAGGGCGCACGTCTTGCCGGGGCAGGAACGCCTGGCCCTGTGCTTGCGCGTGGAGGACAGTGGGCGCGGTATCTCCGCGCAAGACCAGCAACGCCTGTTCAGCCCGTTTACCCAGGCGGACAACCATGGCCAGGCGCCCCGTGGCGGCTCGGGGCTGGGGCTGGTGATCAGCCGCACCCTGTGCGAAATGATGGGCGGTACCCTGACCCTGGACAGCACGTTGGGGCAGGGCACGCAGATTGAAGTGCGTTTGGATGCACCGATCCTGGAACCTTGTGCACCCTTGGCCGAGGTTGAGCCCCAGGTGGCTGGCGAGGCCCTGAATATCCTGGTGATCGACGACTATCCGGCGAACCGGCTGTTGTTGTCGGAGCAACTGGGTTACCTGGGCCACCGGGTCACCGATGCCGAGGACGGCGCCCACGGCCTGCGGGCTTGGCGCAACGAGCTGTTCGATGTGGTCATCACCGACTGCAATATGCCGATCATGAATGGCTACGCGTTGGCGCGGGCGATTCGCGCCGAAGAGGCCGCGCGCGGCTTGCATCGCGGTCTGGTGCTGGGGTTTACCGCCAATGCCTTGGCCGAAGAGAAGGCGCGCTGCGTCGAGGCGGGCATGGACGACTGCCTGTTCAAGCCCATTAGCCTCAAGGACCTGGGTGCACGCTTGGCGCAAGTCAAACCCCAGGCGGTGGTTCAACCCGACGCGCGGGCCGACATGCCACCGTTGGAAGACATCGACATCAGCAGCCTGGAGCAACTGGCCCGTGGCGACCAGGCGTCGGTCAAGCGCCTGCTGGGCGACCTGGCCGTGAGCAATGACGGCGACATGGCCAAGCTCATGCGCTTGTTTACCCAGCACGATGTGCAAGGGCTCGCTGACCTGGCCCACCGGGTCAAGGGCGGTGCGCGGATTATCAGCGCCGCCGGCTTGATCCACGCGTGCGAGGCCCTTGAGTCGGCGGCCCAAGGGCTGGACGCGGCGGCGCTGACGGCGGCCGTGGATACCTTGCAACAGTCGATGGAGCACTTGGCGGAGCAGTTGGAGGATTACCTGGCGTGA
- a CDS encoding response regulator transcription factor, whose protein sequence is MHKAIVVDDHPFIRSSVKMLLNQEHFEVVAEADNGADAVQLVREHAPDLVVLDITMPKLDGLEVISRISGLGVPTKVLVLTSQSALFYSMRCMKAGAAGFISKTNGLDELVKAIKAVMGGYTFFPNLATSSVRRSDADATDLELIQSLSDRELTILQQLALGLSNKEIGDSMLLSNKTVSTYKTRLIEKLKVKSVVYLADFAKRNSLI, encoded by the coding sequence ATGCATAAAGCGATAGTTGTGGACGATCACCCGTTCATTCGCTCTTCCGTCAAGATGTTGCTCAACCAGGAACACTTTGAAGTGGTGGCCGAGGCGGACAACGGTGCCGACGCGGTGCAACTGGTGCGCGAGCATGCGCCGGATCTGGTGGTGCTGGACATCACCATGCCCAAGTTGGACGGGCTTGAAGTGATTTCGCGGATCAGCGGCCTGGGCGTGCCGACCAAAGTGCTGGTGTTGACCTCCCAGTCGGCGCTGTTCTATTCGATGCGCTGCATGAAGGCCGGTGCGGCTGGATTCATCTCCAAGACCAATGGCCTGGACGAGTTGGTCAAGGCGATCAAAGCGGTGATGGGCGGCTATACCTTCTTTCCCAACCTGGCCACCAGTTCGGTGCGGCGCAGTGATGCCGATGCGACGGACCTGGAGTTGATCCAGAGCTTGTCCGATCGCGAGCTGACGATTTTGCAGCAACTGGCCCTGGGCCTGAGCAACAAGGAAATCGGTGATTCGATGCTGCTCAGCAACAAGACCGTCAGCACCTACAAGACGCGACTGATCGAAAAACTCAAGGTGAAGTCCGTGGTGTACCTGGCCGATTTCGCCAAGCGCAACAGCCTGATCTAG
- a CDS encoding EAL domain-containing protein, translating to MTFPPGQVLEKQAGERGLLPTEDEVRRGLALGEFRAWFQPQLHLHSKAVTGVEALVRWEHPARGVLLPADFLGAVLAYDLIDQMFTQLLEQGLGLLGILRHQGVSLTLAFNLHASQLASPALVEHIRQALERHRFKGSTLTFELAENGVLVCAPQTRENLLRLKLLGCGLSLDDFGLGFSSLKSLCQLPFNQIKLHGKFVQRLDRLRNRSMVAGTRALVRSLDMTLVIEGVSSPRVCAGLLELGCEVGQGYHLARPMTGRDLLQWLDKAVIAP from the coding sequence ATGACCTTTCCACCAGGACAGGTGCTGGAAAAACAGGCGGGGGAGCGTGGCCTTCTACCCACCGAAGACGAGGTGCGCCGTGGCCTGGCCCTGGGTGAGTTTCGCGCCTGGTTCCAACCGCAACTGCACTTGCACAGCAAGGCAGTCACCGGAGTGGAAGCCCTGGTGCGCTGGGAGCATCCGGCGCGCGGTGTATTACTGCCGGCCGATTTCCTGGGGGCGGTGCTGGCCTATGATTTGATCGACCAGATGTTCACGCAATTGCTGGAGCAGGGTTTGGGGTTGCTGGGGATTCTGCGTCACCAGGGCGTGAGCCTGACGCTGGCGTTCAACCTGCATGCCTCGCAACTGGCCAGCCCGGCGTTGGTCGAGCACATCCGGCAGGCCCTGGAACGTCATCGCTTCAAGGGTTCGACACTCACCTTCGAACTGGCGGAAAACGGCGTACTGGTGTGTGCGCCACAGACCCGAGAGAACCTGCTGCGCCTCAAACTGCTGGGTTGCGGTTTGTCACTGGACGATTTCGGCCTGGGGTTTTCCTCGCTCAAGTCGCTGTGCCAACTGCCGTTCAACCAGATCAAGCTGCATGGCAAGTTCGTGCAGCGCCTGGACCGTTTGCGTAACCGCTCGATGGTGGCCGGTACACGGGCGCTGGTGCGTTCGCTGGATATGACCCTGGTCATCGAAGGCGTCAGCAGCCCTCGGGTGTGCGCGGGTTTGCTGGAACTCGGCTGCGAAGTTGGCCAGGGTTATCACCTGGCGCGGCCCATGACCGGAAGGGACTTGTTGCAGTGGCTGGACAAGGCGGTCATTGCGCCGTGA